In Pseudomonas fluorescens, one genomic interval encodes:
- a CDS encoding ABC transporter substrate-binding protein, whose translation MRSIKTLLGHSLLALSLSVGAVSAAEKTAPIHFGDITWESGSFITEVLRLIVEKGYGYPTDTLPGSTVSLEAALAKNDIQVIGEEWAGRSPAWVKAANEGKVFGLGDTVKGATEGWWVPEYVIKGDPERGIKPLAPELKSVADLPRYKDVFRDPEDPRRGRFLNSPTGWTSEIVNSQKLKAYALTDSYVNFRTGSGAALDAEVASSIKRGKPVLFYYWSPTPLLGRFKLVKLEEPPFDAEAWKTLADANNPNPKGTRSMPASLAIGVSAPFKAQYPELVSFFEKVDLPIDLLNQTLAGMSEKRQPPRQVAEAFLRDQPQVWRAWVPGEVASKVTAGL comes from the coding sequence ATGAGATCAATCAAAACCCTGCTCGGCCATTCGTTACTGGCGCTGAGCCTGAGCGTCGGCGCTGTTTCGGCGGCGGAAAAAACCGCACCGATCCACTTCGGTGACATCACCTGGGAAAGCGGCAGTTTCATCACCGAAGTGCTGCGCCTGATCGTCGAGAAAGGTTATGGCTACCCGACCGACACGCTGCCGGGCAGCACCGTCAGCCTGGAAGCGGCGCTGGCGAAAAACGACATTCAGGTGATCGGCGAGGAATGGGCCGGGCGCAGTCCGGCGTGGGTCAAGGCCGCCAATGAAGGCAAGGTGTTCGGCCTTGGCGACACGGTCAAGGGCGCGACCGAGGGCTGGTGGGTGCCGGAATACGTGATCAAGGGCGACCCCGAGCGCGGGATCAAACCATTGGCACCGGAGCTGAAATCGGTGGCCGACCTGCCGCGCTACAAGGACGTGTTCCGCGACCCGGAAGACCCGCGCCGTGGACGCTTCCTCAACAGCCCGACCGGCTGGACTTCGGAGATCGTCAACAGCCAGAAGCTCAAGGCCTATGCGCTGACCGACAGCTACGTCAACTTCCGCACCGGCTCCGGCGCGGCGCTGGATGCCGAGGTGGCGTCGTCGATCAAACGCGGCAAACCGGTGCTGTTCTATTACTGGTCGCCGACGCCGCTGCTCGGTCGCTTCAAACTGGTGAAGCTCGAAGAGCCACCGTTCGATGCTGAAGCCTGGAAAACCCTGGCCGATGCCAACAACCCGAATCCCAAGGGCACCCGCTCGATGCCGGCCAGCCTGGCGATTGGCGTGTCGGCGCCGTTCAAGGCGCAATACCCGGAGCTGGTGTCGTTCTTCGAGAAAGTCGATTTGCCGATTGATCTGCTGAACCAGACGCTGGCCGGGATGAGCGAAAAACGCCAGCCACCACGGCAGGTAGCCGAAGCATTTTTACGCGATCAGCCGCAGGTGTGGAGGGCGTGGGTGCCGGGTGAGGTGGCGAGCAAGGTGACGGCGGGGCTTTGA
- a CDS encoding sigma-70 family RNA polymerase sigma factor, translating to MSGADTAHRNHLDALFRAHYRWLCTYLSRHLHDSAGAEDIAAETFAQLLQAPSITAIREPRAMLTTIAQRLLYQRWRRADLERRHAQQIDVDAATSPEDLAQLSQTLKRLDQSLQRLPGKVRSTFLLARIDGLTYPQIAAELGISQRSVSVYMSRSQALCDRHSANQILTDKRSA from the coding sequence ATGTCCGGCGCCGACACCGCTCACCGCAATCATCTCGACGCTCTGTTCCGCGCCCACTACCGCTGGCTGTGCACTTACCTGAGCCGACATCTGCACGACTCCGCAGGCGCGGAAGACATCGCTGCCGAAACCTTCGCGCAATTGCTTCAGGCGCCCAGTATCACGGCGATTCGCGAACCGCGCGCCATGCTCACCACGATTGCCCAACGCCTGCTCTATCAGCGCTGGCGCCGGGCGGATCTGGAGCGCCGGCATGCGCAGCAGATCGACGTCGATGCTGCCACTTCGCCTGAAGACCTCGCGCAACTGAGCCAGACCCTCAAGCGCCTCGATCAAAGCCTGCAACGCCTGCCGGGCAAAGTCCGCTCGACCTTTCTGCTGGCGCGGATCGATGGCCTGACCTACCCGCAAATCGCCGCCGAACTGGGCATCTCTCAGCGTTCGGTCAGCGTTTACATGAGCCGCTCCCAAGCCCTGTGCGACCGCCACAGCGCCAACCAAATCCTGACAGACAAGAGGTCCGCATGA
- a CDS encoding phosphate/phosphite/phosphonate ABC transporter substrate-binding protein, with translation MTQHHLELLMYTAPEPIRLANERWISRILEHLGHSRLNAASLSLPELWLSPDLLLTQTCGYPLMTLLRGQVRIVGRPRYELPDATAGNHCSLILSRADDSRETLADFRGSRGVINSDDSNSGMNLLRHCLAPLHRDGQFFGALGISGAHRESLRWVREGRADLAAIDSVTYAYLARHAPEDVTGLRVVARTALSPTLPFITAATATDEQIEQLRRVMNRALRELPDVAQTLGLPEVLAASESDYQVVLDYQREAEQLGYGRLR, from the coding sequence ATGACCCAACACCATCTCGAACTGCTGATGTACACCGCCCCCGAGCCCATCCGCTTGGCCAACGAACGCTGGATCTCACGCATTCTCGAACATCTCGGCCACTCCCGCCTGAACGCCGCAAGCCTGTCGCTCCCCGAGCTTTGGTTATCGCCGGATCTGCTGCTGACCCAGACCTGCGGCTATCCCTTGATGACCCTGCTGCGCGGTCAAGTACGCATCGTCGGTCGCCCGCGCTACGAATTGCCCGACGCCACTGCCGGCAATCACTGCAGCCTGATCCTCAGCCGTGCTGACGATTCGCGCGAAACCCTGGCGGACTTTCGCGGCAGTCGCGGGGTGATCAACAGTGACGACTCCAACAGCGGCATGAACCTGTTGCGCCATTGTCTGGCGCCGCTGCACCGCGACGGGCAGTTCTTCGGCGCGCTCGGCATCAGTGGCGCGCACCGCGAGAGTCTGCGTTGGGTGCGTGAGGGGCGCGCTGATCTGGCGGCGATCGACAGCGTGACCTATGCGTACCTCGCTCGGCATGCGCCTGAAGACGTCACTGGATTGCGAGTTGTGGCACGCACTGCGCTCAGCCCGACCTTGCCTTTTATCACCGCCGCGACTGCTACGGATGAGCAGATCGAACAGTTGCGCCGGGTGATGAATCGGGCGTTGCGTGAGCTGCCGGATGTTGCACAGACGTTGGGATTGCCTGAGGTGCTGGCGGCCAGCGAAAGCGATTATCAGGTCGTGCTCGACTATCAGCGTGAGGCTGAACAGTTGGGCTATGGCCGCTTGCGTTGA
- a CDS encoding fatty acid desaturase has protein sequence MPNYFDADHRQQIENLRQRFTARTEWPTRLLLIGVYGGWFAIILNSQWLGRGLSTLLLIPLLVLWLSVQHELLHGHPTRSVLFNKILGYAPFAVWYPYTLYRDSHLLHHRDEHLTVPGVDPESRYLTASRWQGSSLFERSLHWLNKTVLGRFALGAPLALLALAAEELQRLKKRERQAWLMWLTHGAFSVLMLWFIARFSVLPVWHYLLLISVPALSIAMIRSYYEHRPHVQPEQRTVLNEAGWPWRWLFLNLNFHLVHHDLPGLAWYDLPAAYRMRREQWVARSGGFLVQGYGQLWRQHGFRPIDSPQHPFH, from the coding sequence ATGCCGAATTACTTCGACGCCGACCATCGCCAGCAGATCGAAAACCTGCGCCAGCGCTTCACCGCCCGCACCGAGTGGCCGACGCGGCTGCTGCTGATCGGCGTGTATGGCGGCTGGTTCGCGATCATCCTCAACAGTCAGTGGCTCGGTCGCGGCTTGAGCACATTGCTGCTGATTCCGCTGTTGGTGCTGTGGCTGTCGGTTCAGCATGAATTGCTGCATGGGCATCCGACCCGCTCGGTGCTTTTCAATAAAATCCTCGGCTATGCACCCTTTGCGGTGTGGTACCCGTACACCTTGTATCGCGACAGCCATCTGCTGCATCACCGCGATGAACATCTGACCGTGCCCGGCGTTGACCCGGAAAGCCGTTACCTGACAGCGTCGCGTTGGCAGGGCAGTTCGCTATTCGAACGCAGCCTGCACTGGCTGAACAAAACCGTACTCGGGCGTTTTGCGCTTGGTGCGCCGCTGGCCTTACTGGCGTTGGCCGCCGAAGAACTGCAACGCCTGAAAAAACGCGAGCGTCAGGCCTGGTTGATGTGGCTGACCCACGGTGCGTTCAGCGTGTTGATGCTGTGGTTTATCGCGCGCTTCAGCGTGTTGCCGGTCTGGCATTACCTGCTGCTGATCAGTGTGCCGGCACTGTCGATCGCGATGATCCGCTCCTACTATGAACACCGCCCGCACGTTCAGCCGGAGCAGCGCACCGTGCTCAACGAGGCCGGTTGGCCGTGGCGCTGGCTGTTTCTGAATCTGAACTTCCATCTGGTGCATCACGACCTGCCGGGGCTGGCGTGGTACGACTTGCCGGCGGCCTACCGGATGCGCCGCGAGCAGTGGGTGGCGCGCAGTGGCGGGTTTCTGGTGCAGGGTTATGGGCAATTGTGGCGGCAGCATGGATTCAGGCCGATCGACAGTCCGCAGCATCCTTTCCACTGA
- a CDS encoding GNAT family N-acetyltransferase, with translation MPDTRYVLLDEPLWPLMNKFYRRHQSSMKAVRDAQLWVARREDIVAALCLRPVAGGYWLTGLFVDPGCREQGIAGELITAAVKYLQEPVWLFCHPDLRGFYERRGFSFDPALPYALAERLSRYARSKPMIAMGLTPSI, from the coding sequence ATGCCCGATACCCGATACGTCCTGCTCGACGAGCCTTTGTGGCCGTTGATGAACAAGTTTTACCGCCGCCACCAATCGTCGATGAAGGCGGTGCGCGATGCGCAGTTATGGGTGGCCCGTCGAGAGGACATCGTTGCCGCATTGTGCTTGCGGCCGGTGGCGGGCGGGTACTGGTTGACCGGATTGTTTGTTGATCCGGGTTGCCGTGAGCAAGGGATCGCCGGAGAGTTGATCACGGCGGCGGTGAAGTATTTGCAGGAGCCGGTGTGGCTGTTCTGTCATCCGGACTTGCGCGGGTTTTACGAGCGGCGCGGTTTCAGTTTCGATCCCGCCCTGCCCTACGCGCTGGCCGAGCGGTTGAGCCGGTATGCGCGGAGCAAGCCGATGATTGCGATGGGGCTGACACCTTCGATCTGA
- the def gene encoding peptide deformylase: MIREILKMGDERLLRIAPPVPPEMFDSPELWQLIDDMFQTMESVGGVGLAAPQIGVDLQLVIFGFEHSERYPDAEAVPQTILINPLITPLSPLTEEGFEGCLSVPGLRGAVDRYQQIRYEGFDPKGEPIVRVASGFHARVVQHECDHLIGRLYPSRITDFSKFGFTEVMFPDLDPTADD, translated from the coding sequence ATGATCCGTGAAATCCTCAAAATGGGCGACGAACGCCTGCTGCGCATTGCTCCACCGGTGCCGCCGGAAATGTTCGACAGCCCCGAGCTGTGGCAACTGATCGATGACATGTTCCAGACCATGGAAAGTGTCGGTGGCGTCGGCCTCGCCGCGCCGCAGATCGGCGTCGACCTGCAATTGGTGATCTTCGGTTTCGAGCACAGCGAACGTTATCCGGACGCCGAAGCGGTGCCGCAGACGATCCTGATCAATCCGCTGATCACGCCGCTGAGTCCGCTGACCGAGGAGGGCTTTGAGGGCTGTCTGTCGGTGCCCGGCCTGCGCGGTGCGGTGGATCGTTATCAGCAGATTCGCTACGAAGGCTTTGATCCCAAGGGCGAGCCGATCGTACGCGTGGCGTCAGGCTTCCATGCGCGGGTAGTGCAGCACGAGTGCGATCATCTGATCGGCCGCTTGTATCCGTCGCGGATTACCGATTTCAGCAAGTTCGGCTTTACCGAAGTGATGTTCCCGGATCTCGATCCAACGGCTGACGATTGA
- a CDS encoding YihY/virulence factor BrkB family protein — protein sequence MIFPDMKGLPLHRVMVRTVTEFVDDEMSTYASALAYQMLFSLFPFILFLIALIGFLHLPDFFTWLRLQSELVLPPQALEQVNPVIDQLQQSKGGLLSVGIVIALYTASAGVRLMMSAMNAAYDVVEGRPIWKRFPLSVFYTVGIAGMLLVAAALMVLGPQVMGWIAAQVGLEDFIVTVWTIARWPVIVILMMVAVALIYYVMPDVKQEFRFITPGSVLAVVVWIIASLGFAFYVKTFANYNAMYGSIGAIIVLLLYFYISSAVLLLGAEMNAVIEHMSSEGKDEGEKVPGELDEHPKQHVSGLGRDHSLKPDTDEA from the coding sequence ATGATTTTTCCAGACATGAAAGGTCTGCCACTGCACCGGGTGATGGTGCGCACGGTCACTGAATTCGTCGACGACGAGATGTCGACCTACGCCTCGGCACTGGCCTACCAGATGCTGTTCTCGCTGTTCCCGTTCATTCTGTTCCTGATTGCCCTGATCGGTTTCCTGCATCTGCCGGACTTCTTCACCTGGCTGCGCCTGCAATCGGAACTGGTGCTGCCACCGCAGGCGCTGGAACAGGTCAACCCGGTGATCGATCAATTGCAGCAGTCCAAGGGCGGCTTGCTTTCGGTCGGTATCGTCATCGCCCTGTACACCGCGTCTGCCGGTGTGCGGCTGATGATGAGTGCGATGAACGCCGCTTACGACGTGGTCGAGGGCCGGCCGATCTGGAAGCGTTTTCCGCTGTCGGTGTTCTACACCGTCGGCATTGCCGGCATGTTGCTGGTGGCGGCCGCACTGATGGTGCTCGGGCCGCAAGTGATGGGCTGGATTGCCGCGCAGGTAGGGTTGGAAGATTTCATCGTCACTGTGTGGACGATTGCGCGCTGGCCGGTGATCGTGATCCTGATGATGGTCGCCGTGGCGCTGATCTATTACGTGATGCCCGACGTCAAACAGGAATTCCGTTTCATCACCCCCGGCTCGGTACTTGCCGTGGTGGTGTGGATCATCGCCTCACTGGGCTTTGCGTTCTACGTCAAAACCTTCGCCAACTACAACGCGATGTATGGCAGCATCGGGGCGATCATCGTGCTGTTGCTGTATTTCTACATTTCCTCGGCGGTGCTGCTGCTCGGCGCCGAGATGAATGCGGTGATCGAACACATGTCCAGCGAGGGCAAGGACGAGGGCGAGAAAGTCCCCGGCGAACTCGATGAACATCCCAAACAACATGTCTCTGGCCTGGGGCGCGACCACTCGCTCAAGCCGGACACTGACGAAGCCTGA
- a CDS encoding CsbD family protein, translating to MSSTGDKVKGMANEAVGNVKQGVGKATDNTKLQAEGKLQEKKGEAQQAVGKAKDAIKKGVDKA from the coding sequence ATGAGTAGCACTGGCGATAAAGTAAAAGGCATGGCTAACGAAGCAGTCGGCAACGTCAAGCAAGGCGTCGGCAAAGCAACCGACAACACCAAGCTGCAAGCCGAAGGCAAACTGCAAGAGAAAAAAGGTGAAGCCCAGCAAGCTGTCGGCAAAGCCAAAGACGCCATCAAGAAAGGTGTCGACAAGGCGTAA
- the fadD1 gene encoding long-chain-fatty-acid--CoA ligase FadD1 translates to MIEDFWKDKYPAGIAADINPDEYPNIQAVLKQSCQRFANKPAFSNLGKTITYGELYELSGAFAAYLQQHTDLQPGDRIAVQLPNVLQYPVAVFGAIRAGLIVVNTNPLYTAREMEHQFNDSGAKALVCLANMAQLAEAVVPKTGVKHVIVTEVADLLPPVKRLLINSVIKYVKKMVPAYHLPKAVKFNDVLSKGQGQPVAEANPHSSDVAVLQYTGGTTGVAKGAMLTHRNLVANMLQCKALMGSNLNEGCEILITPLPLYHIYAFTFHCMAMMLIGNHNILISNPRDLPAMVKELSKWKFSGFVGLNTLFVALCNNEGFRKLDFSNLKVTLSGGMALQLAAAERWKAVTGCSICEGYGMTETSPVATVNPIQNIQIGTIGIPVPSTLCKVIDDAGVEQPMGEIGELCVKGPQVMKGYWQRQEATDEILDSEGWLKTGDIALIQPDGYMRIVDRKKDMILVSGFNVYPNELEDVLATLPGVLQCAAIGVPDEKSGEAIKIFIVAKPGVTLTKETVMEHMRANVTGYKVPRSVEFRDALPTTNVGKILRRELRDEELKKIKAKSAA, encoded by the coding sequence ATGATCGAAGACTTTTGGAAGGATAAATACCCGGCTGGAATTGCTGCCGACATCAATCCAGACGAGTACCCGAATATTCAGGCAGTGTTGAAGCAATCCTGCCAACGCTTCGCCAACAAGCCGGCTTTCAGCAACCTGGGCAAGACAATCACCTACGGTGAACTGTACGAATTGTCCGGTGCGTTTGCCGCGTATCTGCAACAGCATACCGACTTGCAGCCCGGTGATCGAATCGCCGTGCAACTGCCCAACGTTCTGCAGTACCCGGTGGCCGTCTTCGGTGCGATCCGCGCCGGGCTGATCGTGGTCAACACCAACCCGCTGTACACCGCGCGGGAAATGGAACACCAATTCAACGACTCCGGCGCCAAAGCCCTGGTCTGCCTGGCCAACATGGCGCAACTGGCGGAAGCCGTGGTGCCAAAAACCGGGGTCAAGCACGTCATCGTCACCGAAGTCGCCGACCTGCTGCCGCCGGTCAAGCGCCTGCTGATCAACAGCGTGATCAAGTACGTGAAGAAGATGGTCCCGGCTTATCACCTGCCCAAAGCCGTCAAGTTCAACGACGTGCTGAGCAAGGGCCAGGGCCAGCCTGTGGCCGAAGCCAATCCGCACAGCAGCGATGTCGCGGTGTTGCAGTACACCGGCGGCACCACTGGCGTGGCCAAGGGCGCGATGCTGACCCATCGCAACCTCGTCGCCAACATGCTGCAGTGCAAGGCGCTGATGGGCTCCAACCTCAATGAAGGTTGCGAGATCCTGATCACCCCGCTGCCGCTGTACCACATCTATGCGTTCACCTTTCATTGCATGGCGATGATGCTGATCGGCAACCACAACATCCTGATCAGCAACCCGCGCGACCTGCCGGCGATGGTCAAGGAACTGTCGAAGTGGAAGTTCAGCGGCTTCGTTGGCCTCAACACGCTGTTCGTCGCGCTGTGCAACAACGAAGGTTTCCGCAAGCTGGATTTCTCCAACCTGAAAGTCACCCTGTCCGGCGGCATGGCCCTGCAACTGGCCGCGGCCGAGCGCTGGAAAGCGGTGACCGGTTGCTCGATCTGCGAAGGTTACGGCATGACCGAAACCAGCCCGGTGGCCACGGTCAACCCGATCCAGAACATCCAGATCGGCACCATCGGCATTCCGGTGCCGTCGACCCTGTGCAAAGTCATCGATGATGCCGGTGTCGAGCAGCCTATGGGCGAAATCGGCGAGCTGTGCGTCAAGGGCCCGCAAGTGATGAAGGGCTACTGGCAGCGTCAGGAAGCCACCGACGAGATCCTCGACAGCGAAGGCTGGCTGAAGACCGGTGACATCGCGCTGATCCAGCCCGATGGCTACATGCGCATCGTTGATCGTAAGAAAGACATGATCCTGGTCTCCGGTTTCAACGTTTACCCGAACGAACTGGAAGACGTGCTGGCGACCCTGCCGGGCGTGCTGCAGTGCGCGGCCATCGGCGTGCCGGACGAGAAGTCGGGCGAGGCGATCAAGATTTTCATCGTGGCCAAGCCGGGCGTGACCCTGACCAAGGAAACCGTGATGGAGCACATGCGCGCCAACGTCACCGGTTACAAGGTGCCGCGTTCGGTGGAATTCCGCGATGCGCTGCCGACGACCAACGTCGGCAAGATCCTGCGTCGTGAGTTGCGTGATGAAGAGCTGAAGAAGATCAAGGCCAAGTCCGCCGCCTGA
- the fadD2 gene encoding long-chain-fatty-acid--CoA ligase FadD2: protein MQPDFWNDKRPAGVPLDIDMGEFKSVIEVFERSCKKFADRPAFSNMGVTLTYAELERYSAAFAGYLQAHTDLVPGDRIAVQMPNVLQYPIAVFGALRAGLIVVNTNPLYTAREMRHQFKDSGARALVYLNMFGQKVQEVLPDTDIQYLIEAKMGDMMPTAKGWLINTVVSKVKKMVPDYSLPQAISFKSALRLGRGLGIKPLKVGLDDIAVLQYTGGTTGLAKGAMLTHGNLVANMQQVRACLAQLGPDGQPLLREGQEVMVAPLPLYHIYAFTANCMCMMVSGNHNVLITNPRDIAGFIKELKNWRFSALLGLNTLFVALMEHPDFKTLDFSSLKLTNSGGTALVKATAERWEQITGCRITEGYGLTETSPVACTNPYGDKSRLGTVGLPVPGTLLKVIDDEGVEQPMGERGELCIKGPQIMKGYWHKPEATAEVLDAEGWFKSGDIAVIDPDGFVRIVDRKKDMIIVSGFNVYPNEIEDVVMAHPKVANCAVIGVPDERSGEAVKLFVVARETGISLEELKAYCKENFTAYKVPKHIVLRESLPMTPVGKILRRELRDIA from the coding sequence ATGCAACCTGATTTCTGGAATGACAAACGCCCCGCCGGCGTACCACTGGACATCGACATGGGCGAGTTCAAGTCGGTGATCGAGGTGTTTGAGCGTTCCTGCAAGAAATTCGCGGACCGTCCGGCCTTCAGCAATATGGGCGTGACCCTGACCTACGCTGAACTCGAGCGCTACAGCGCGGCGTTCGCCGGTTACCTGCAAGCCCACACCGATCTGGTGCCGGGGGATCGCATCGCGGTGCAGATGCCCAACGTGCTGCAATATCCGATTGCCGTGTTCGGTGCCTTGCGCGCCGGGCTGATCGTGGTCAACACCAACCCGCTGTACACCGCGCGCGAGATGCGCCACCAGTTCAAGGATTCCGGTGCCCGCGCGTTGGTGTACCTGAACATGTTCGGGCAGAAGGTTCAGGAAGTGCTGCCGGACACTGACATCCAATACCTGATCGAAGCGAAGATGGGCGACATGATGCCCACCGCCAAGGGCTGGCTGATCAACACCGTGGTCAGCAAAGTGAAGAAAATGGTCCCGGACTATTCGCTGCCGCAGGCGATTTCGTTCAAGAGTGCGCTGCGCCTGGGCCGTGGTCTGGGGATCAAGCCGTTGAAAGTCGGTCTCGACGACATCGCCGTGTTGCAATACACCGGCGGCACCACCGGCCTGGCCAAGGGCGCGATGCTGACCCACGGCAACCTTGTGGCGAACATGCAGCAGGTGCGCGCGTGTCTTGCGCAATTGGGGCCTGACGGTCAGCCGCTGCTGCGCGAAGGGCAGGAGGTGATGGTGGCGCCACTGCCGCTGTACCACATCTATGCCTTCACCGCGAATTGCATGTGCATGATGGTATCGGGCAACCACAACGTGCTGATCACCAATCCGCGCGACATCGCAGGCTTCATCAAGGAGCTGAAGAACTGGCGCTTCTCGGCGTTGCTCGGACTGAATACGTTGTTCGTCGCGCTGATGGAGCACCCGGACTTCAAGACCCTGGATTTCTCCAGCCTCAAGCTGACCAACTCCGGCGGTACCGCGCTGGTCAAGGCCACCGCCGAGCGCTGGGAGCAGATCACCGGTTGCCGCATCACCGAAGGTTACGGCCTCACGGAAACGTCGCCGGTGGCCTGCACCAACCCGTATGGCGACAAGTCGCGCCTGGGCACGGTCGGTCTGCCGGTGCCGGGTACGCTGCTGAAAGTCATCGATGACGAGGGTGTCGAGCAGCCGATGGGCGAGCGTGGCGAGCTGTGCATCAAAGGCCCGCAGATCATGAAAGGCTACTGGCACAAACCCGAAGCCACCGCCGAAGTGCTGGATGCCGAGGGCTGGTTCAAGTCCGGTGATATCGCGGTGATCGACCCGGACGGCTTCGTACGCATCGTCGACCGCAAGAAGGACATGATCATCGTCTCCGGTTTCAACGTGTACCCCAACGAGATCGAAGATGTGGTCATGGCCCACCCGAAAGTCGCCAACTGCGCGGTGATCGGCGTGCCGGACGAGCGTTCGGGCGAGGCGGTGAAACTGTTTGTGGTGGCGCGGGAAACCGGGATCAGCCTCGAGGAACTGAAGGCGTACTGCAAAGAGAATTTCACCGCTTACAAAGTGCCGAAACACATCGTACTGCGTGAGTCGTTGCCGATGACGCCGGTCGGCAAGATTCTGCGGCGGGAGTTGCGCGATATCGCCTGA
- a CDS encoding alpha/beta hydrolase — translation MIHRGFWLDASDRSRLFVNQWLPAAPLKALILLAHGMAEHSARYERLANAFCAQGYGVYAPDLRGHGKTAEHGTLGHFADDDGWCKVIGDLASLNQHIGQQHPDVPIILLGHSMGSYLAQGYLLHHSASLHGAILSGSNFQPVALYGAARQIARFEKLRQGGKGRSALIEWLSFGSFNKKFKPARTPFDWLSRDPVEVDLYANDPLCGFRCTNQLWIDLLGGLQQISKASNLAQIDPGLPLLVIGGECDPVSEGKRLTDLAEALRSAGSQNLQLKIYPQARHELFNETNRDEVIADVLTWIDQALSHRRPHRSE, via the coding sequence ATGATCCACCGAGGCTTTTGGCTGGACGCGAGTGACCGCAGCCGCCTGTTCGTCAACCAGTGGTTGCCTGCCGCGCCCTTGAAAGCGCTGATCCTGCTGGCCCACGGCATGGCCGAACACAGCGCCCGCTACGAGCGGCTGGCGAATGCGTTCTGTGCTCAAGGCTATGGTGTGTACGCCCCGGATCTGCGCGGCCATGGCAAAACCGCCGAACACGGGACGCTCGGGCATTTCGCCGATGACGACGGCTGGTGCAAGGTGATCGGCGATCTGGCCAGCCTCAATCAGCACATCGGCCAGCAGCATCCCGACGTGCCAATCATCCTGCTCGGGCACAGCATGGGCAGCTACCTCGCTCAGGGTTACCTGCTGCATCACAGCGCCAGCCTGCATGGGGCGATTCTCAGCGGTTCGAACTTCCAGCCGGTGGCGCTTTACGGCGCGGCGCGACAAATCGCCCGTTTCGAAAAACTGCGCCAGGGCGGCAAGGGCCGCAGTGCGCTGATCGAGTGGTTGTCGTTCGGCTCGTTCAACAAAAAATTCAAACCGGCGCGCACGCCGTTCGACTGGCTGAGCCGCGACCCGGTCGAGGTCGATCTGTATGCCAACGACCCGTTGTGTGGCTTCCGCTGCACCAATCAATTGTGGATCGACTTGCTCGGCGGCTTGCAGCAGATCAGCAAAGCGTCCAATCTCGCCCAGATCGACCCGGGCCTGCCGCTGCTGGTGATCGGCGGTGAATGTGATCCGGTGAGCGAAGGCAAGCGTCTGACAGATCTGGCCGAAGCGTTGCGCTCGGCCGGCAGCCAGAACCTGCAACTGAAGATCTACCCGCAGGCGCGGCACGAATTGTTCAACGAAACCAATCGCGACGAAGTGATTGCCGATGTGCTGACCTGGATCGACCAGGCGCTGAGCCATCGCCGCCCCCATCGCAGCGAATAA
- a CDS encoding MaoC family dehydratase, producing the protein MTQVTNIPYEALEVGQTASYSKTVEERDIQLFAAMSGDHNPVHLDAEFAAASMFKERIAHGMFSGALISAAVACELPGPGTIYIGQQMSFQKPVKIGDTLTVRLEILEKLPKFRVRIATRVFNQRDELVVDGEAEILAPRKQQTVTLPTLPAISIG; encoded by the coding sequence ATGACCCAGGTTACCAACATCCCTTACGAAGCCCTCGAAGTCGGCCAGACCGCCAGCTACAGCAAGACTGTCGAAGAGCGCGACATTCAGCTGTTCGCCGCGATGTCGGGCGACCACAACCCGGTGCACCTGGATGCCGAGTTCGCCGCCGCCAGCATGTTCAAGGAACGCATCGCCCACGGCATGTTCAGCGGTGCACTGATCAGCGCGGCCGTAGCGTGCGAGCTGCCTGGGCCGGGCACTATCTACATCGGTCAGCAGATGAGTTTTCAGAAGCCGGTGAAGATCGGCGATACCCTGACCGTGCGCCTGGAAATCCTTGAGAAGCTGCCGAAGTTTCGCGTGCGCATCGCCACTCGCGTGTTCAACCAACGTGATGAGCTGGTGGTGGATGGCGAGGCCGAAATTCTGGCGCCGCGCAAGCAGCAGACCGTGACCTTGCCGACGTTGCCGGCGATCAGCATCGGCTGA